CTGTCAATTGGGTTATTCATGACCACCCCGGGACACAATTGCTTGCTGAATCACCCAAAGGGAATGATGGTTATTACAAAAGTGAATTCAATGGCATATGGGCTCATTGGGGAATGATTAATGGAAATCCATTACTTACATCTTCTATTTATAACAATTACTCAACTGTGGTATTCAATAATAGAGTTAAGGCTTTTCATTTTGGAATATCCGCATTATTCAATAAAGAGTGGAGTACAAAAATTATCTCCACATACACAAGAGGGTGGGGAACTTATGATAAACCATTCAATGATATCACAAATGATTACATGTCATTGGTAGAACTACATTACACACCGTTAAAACTCAAAAACTGGAGGCTTACGATAGCCGGAGCTTTAGACAGAGGAGACTTATACGGAAACAATACCGGAATCAGCTTAAAATTAAGATACCGACGATAAAGTTTTATAGTCAAACAACAACAGAACAAAAACCATCTGTATTTTATAATGAAAGGTCAACGATCAACGTTACAAGCAACAAAGTCCCTACATTATATAACAAATAAACAAAGCTCCCATGGGTCCCATTTACAAGTTACTAAAATACAGCAAGATAATAAAAAGCCATAGAGTTAAGAGTTTCGGTATATACTTGTTATACCTTTTACGGAGACGCTATCTGGCAATTTTTTTTGATCCGGTATTAAATTGCAACTTACGTTGTCAAATGTGTTACTTTAGTGATAGTGAGAAAAGAAAAAAAATGCAGGGCATCTTTCCCAAAGATAATCTAATAAAATTGTCTGATGCACTGTTTCATCGTGCATTAAAGCTCCAGATTGGATGTGGTGCAGAACCATCGCTCTACAAACACAACCAGGAAATTATACTTCTCGCCAAAGAAAAAGGCATTCCGTTTATATCGATGACTTCGAATGGCAACTTACTGGATAAGAAAACCGTTAAGACATTTATTGAATCAGGCCTGAATGAATTAACACTTTCATTACACGGTGTAAAAAAAGAAACCTATGAGCACCTTATGACAAATGCCTCTTATGACAGATTTCTATCCATACTAGAAGCTGTCAGAGAGTTAAAAGAAGATTACCCTAACTTCCAATTGCGCATCAATTATACTATTAACAATTCCAATATCGATGAATTAGCCCTTTTCTTTGACAAGTTTGGCCACATTCCAATTAATGTTATTCAACTGAGACCTATACAGAAAATGGGAGAAACAGCCTATGCCGATTTTTCCATAGAGGGTATTATTCAGAAATACGATCAGACTATTGGAAAAGTAATCAATGAGTGCCATAAACGCAATATCACATGTATTGCCCCGACTTTACAGTTATTACAAAAGGACAATAATAATGACAGCATGTTGGTAGAATCTACCTACTGCTATATTTCGCCAAACTATATCTGGAGAAATGATTTTGATTATCTAAATGAAACCTTCGAACAATATTCATCTCGAACTCAAATGAACAAATTGCTTTGGAATGAGATTTTCCGCAAGAAATCGGATTACATTTCAAACAAAAGGAATCTGAACTATACTGTAAACTGATTTCCGAATGATATAAAGTCATTATATGACACTCATTAAAGAAAACTATTCGGAGACAACAATGTATGAGCCTAAAAATAAACACAGGCATTTTCAAAAAACAATAAATCACACAACACACTATTAGCTAACACATATTTATATGGAAAATAAATCAACTATTTCAATAAACAACAACTATCTGATCATCATGGCCGGAGGAGTCGGCAGTCGCTTCTGGCCAATGAGTACCAGCGATTGCCCCAAGCAGTTTCTGGATGTTTTAAACATCGGGCGTACTTTATACAGCAAACCGCCGACAGGTTTGAAGGAATAG
The Parabacteroides sp. FAFU027 DNA segment above includes these coding regions:
- a CDS encoding radical SAM protein, which codes for MGPIYKLLKYSKIIKSHRVKSFGIYLLYLLRRRYLAIFFDPVLNCNLRCQMCYFSDSEKRKKMQGIFPKDNLIKLSDALFHRALKLQIGCGAEPSLYKHNQEIILLAKEKGIPFISMTSNGNLLDKKTVKTFIESGLNELTLSLHGVKKETYEHLMTNASYDRFLSILEAVRELKEDYPNFQLRINYTINNSNIDELALFFDKFGHIPINVIQLRPIQKMGETAYADFSIEGIIQKYDQTIGKVINECHKRNITCIAPTLQLLQKDNNNDSMLVESTYCYISPNYIWRNDFDYLNETFEQYSSRTQMNKLLWNEIFRKKSDYISNKRNLNYTVN